One Engraulis encrasicolus isolate BLACKSEA-1 chromosome 5, IST_EnEncr_1.0, whole genome shotgun sequence DNA segment encodes these proteins:
- the gtpbp10 gene encoding GTP-binding protein 10 isoform X1, which translates to MVWLSKCCFRKYGNFVDHLRVYVKGGAGGMGLPRLGGQGGDGGDVWVVASKDYSLKKIKDKFPEKRFVARVGNNSTVRALKGPKGSNIEIPAPPGITVTDDNGKVLGTLNVLGDRVRVARGGRGGSFQTDFQPNKGQIRHVRMDLKLIADMGLVGFPNAGKSTLLSAISHAKPEIASYPFTTLKPEIGKVMFEDYKQVSVADLPGLIEGAHMNKGLGHRFLKHVERTKQLLFVVDVCGFQLGSHTPFRSAFQAVQLLTKELELYKEELLSKPVILVVNKMDLPEADEKLEELLHQLGNQEDYCHLLPEGTVPRRFPSFGHTVPVSASSGEGIPHLRQLLRQSLEEQEDQATESQRRDKLHDLRRVTSRTSSTLPRPAANPKWGLSYDA; encoded by the exons ATGGTTTGGTTAAGCAAATGTTGCTTCCGCAAG tATGGCAACTTTGTTGACCACTTGCGAGTGTACGTGAAAGGAGGCGCGGGGGGAATGGGCTTGCCTCGACTCGGGGGGCAGGGGGGAGACGGCGGAGACGTGTGGGTCGTGGCCTCCAAAGATTACTCCCTGAAGAAGATCAAGGACAAGTTCCCCGAGAAACGTTTTGTGGCACGAGTGGGGAATAACAGCAC TGTGCGGGCTTTGAAAGGACCGAAAGGATCAAATATCGAGATCCCTGCCCCTCCTGGAATCACGGTCACTGATGACAACGGAAAAGTTCTAG gtacgTTGAATGTGTTGGGAGATCGGGTGCGTGTGGCCAGGGGGGGCCGGGGCGGCTCTTTCCAGACAGACTTCCAGCCCAACAAGGGCCAGATACGCCACGTCAGGATGGACCTCAAGCTCATCGCAGACATGGGCCTGGTCGG GTTTCCTAATGCAGGGAAGTCAACTCTGCTCTCTGCCATTTCACACGCCAAGCCAGAGATTGCCAGCTATCCCT TCACTACGTTGAAGCCGGAAATTGGCAAAGTGATGTTCGAAGACTACAAACAG GTGTCGGTGGCAGATCTGCCGGGGCTGATTGAGGGAGCACACATGAACAAGGGCCTGGGTCACCGCTTCCTCAAGCATGTGGAGAGGACCAAGCAGCTGCTGTTTGTG gtggatGTGTGTGGCTTCCAGCTGGGTAGTCACACCCCATTCCGGTCCGCTTTCCAGGCAGTGCAGCTCTTGACCAAG GAGCTGGAGCTGTATAAAGAGGAGCTGTTGAGTAAACCTGTCATACTGGTGGTTAATAAGATGGACCTGCCTGAGGCCGATGAGAAACTGGAAGAACTCCTGCATCAGCTGGGCAaccaagaag ACTACTGCCACCTGCTGCCAGAGGGCACGGTGCCCAGGCGCTTCCCGAGCTTTGGCCACACGGTGCCCGTCTCGGCCTCCAGTGGCGAGGGCATCCCCCACCTGCGGCAGCTGCTGCGCCAGTctctggaggagcaggaggaccaGGCCACCGAGAGCCAGCGCCGGGACAAGCTCCACGACCTCCGCAGGGTCACGTCACGCACGTCGTCCACGCTGCCAAGGCCAGCGGCCAACCCCAAGTGGGGGCTGAGTTACGATGCCTGA
- the gtpbp10 gene encoding GTP-binding protein 10 isoform X2, giving the protein MVWLSKCCFRKYGNFVDHLRVYVKGGAGGMGLPRLGGQGGDGGDVWVVASKDYSLKKIKDKFPEKRFVARVGNNSTVRALKGPKGSNIEIPAPPGITVTDDNGKVLGTLNVLGDRVRVARGGRGGSFQTDFQPNKGQIRHVRMDLKLIADMGLVGFPNAGKSTLLSAISHAKPEIASYPFTTLKPEIGKVMFEDYKQVDVCGFQLGSHTPFRSAFQAVQLLTKELELYKEELLSKPVILVVNKMDLPEADEKLEELLHQLGNQEDYCHLLPEGTVPRRFPSFGHTVPVSASSGEGIPHLRQLLRQSLEEQEDQATESQRRDKLHDLRRVTSRTSSTLPRPAANPKWGLSYDA; this is encoded by the exons ATGGTTTGGTTAAGCAAATGTTGCTTCCGCAAG tATGGCAACTTTGTTGACCACTTGCGAGTGTACGTGAAAGGAGGCGCGGGGGGAATGGGCTTGCCTCGACTCGGGGGGCAGGGGGGAGACGGCGGAGACGTGTGGGTCGTGGCCTCCAAAGATTACTCCCTGAAGAAGATCAAGGACAAGTTCCCCGAGAAACGTTTTGTGGCACGAGTGGGGAATAACAGCAC TGTGCGGGCTTTGAAAGGACCGAAAGGATCAAATATCGAGATCCCTGCCCCTCCTGGAATCACGGTCACTGATGACAACGGAAAAGTTCTAG gtacgTTGAATGTGTTGGGAGATCGGGTGCGTGTGGCCAGGGGGGGCCGGGGCGGCTCTTTCCAGACAGACTTCCAGCCCAACAAGGGCCAGATACGCCACGTCAGGATGGACCTCAAGCTCATCGCAGACATGGGCCTGGTCGG GTTTCCTAATGCAGGGAAGTCAACTCTGCTCTCTGCCATTTCACACGCCAAGCCAGAGATTGCCAGCTATCCCT TCACTACGTTGAAGCCGGAAATTGGCAAAGTGATGTTCGAAGACTACAAACAG gtggatGTGTGTGGCTTCCAGCTGGGTAGTCACACCCCATTCCGGTCCGCTTTCCAGGCAGTGCAGCTCTTGACCAAG GAGCTGGAGCTGTATAAAGAGGAGCTGTTGAGTAAACCTGTCATACTGGTGGTTAATAAGATGGACCTGCCTGAGGCCGATGAGAAACTGGAAGAACTCCTGCATCAGCTGGGCAaccaagaag ACTACTGCCACCTGCTGCCAGAGGGCACGGTGCCCAGGCGCTTCCCGAGCTTTGGCCACACGGTGCCCGTCTCGGCCTCCAGTGGCGAGGGCATCCCCCACCTGCGGCAGCTGCTGCGCCAGTctctggaggagcaggaggaccaGGCCACCGAGAGCCAGCGCCGGGACAAGCTCCACGACCTCCGCAGGGTCACGTCACGCACGTCGTCCACGCTGCCAAGGCCAGCGGCCAACCCCAAGTGGGGGCTGAGTTACGATGCCTGA
- the il6r gene encoding interleukin-6 receptor subunit alpha: MGEKMLTWTMALAVAVLAEGYQDSICPQREPSPGVLVLTPGREVVLYCHGDVIVDSILKVKGKAGGHFITTRQEATKTTSDGVHNGQPTEATFTKAEGTTTGNGPKEAGMTSDDKRRGTTPGMIKTETERASSPDGKSGGNLSDRYQESTQGTPPSSPGQRVAERDAFENQPRTVTESTLFATQQSDSSATERPEVVTPHGVSTVPQPSPKTDGDAVTVGTAGLQRRIFWTRNGVMLPGSAEKSVLSLLHLRPWDAGNYSCYSQGALMSNVKITLGSPPVNPTLSCYRKSHESKIRCDWTSPQPVVPTPKCNLLLRKSGHSSTVACSYSVTRSRCWCVFDHEEQGGWGPRNVYIARLCVTNTAGNATSPEVRFTAENSIKPDPPVSVRASGLQGGERLLVVSWSYPLSWRRGFYQLRFQLRYRPAHADKYQTVETEGLSWTITDAWPDAEYELQLRAIEEFSLGHWSDWTSAVHARAWKPPESTTVADFHSLDPLWYVDEGSGSGEEIRIPDSVVSDDSMDIFGTAFGVCVLVVMLILLSAYVFRHRVRFASKLGKLGASPPPGDSSVSPPPPSPEEEKPLMSPVSPTPSQATMQHHFPLPPEGNTQSIHFHNRGYFLVPKDN; the protein is encoded by the exons ATGGGAGAGAAGATGCTTACCTGGACAATGGCCCTGGCTGTGGCGGTGCTGGCGGAAGGTTACCAAGACAGCATCTGCCCACAaaggg AACCCTCTCCTGGAGTGTTGGTGCTGACCCCTGGCAGGGAAGTGGTCCTCTATTGCCATGGCGACGTCATTGTGGACAGCATCCTGAAGGTCAAGGGAAAAGCAGGTGGACACTTTATCACGACGCGCCAGGAAGCTACCAAGACAACCTCAGATGGAGTCCACAACGGACAACCAACCGAAGCAACATTCACCAAAGCTGAGGGGACCACAACTGGAAATGGCCCGAAAGAAGCAGGGATGACCTCCGATGACAAACGCAGAGGGACAACACCTGGAATGATCaaaacagagactgagagagcatCATCCCCTGATGGAAAGAGCGGAGGAAACCTCTCGGACAGATACCAGGAAAGCACACAAGGAACACCACCATCAAGTCCAGGTCAGAGAGTGGCAGAAAGAGATGCTTTTGAAAATCAACCCAGAACCGTGACTGAATCAACCCTATTTGCCACTCAGCAGAGTGACTCCAGCGCCACAGAAAGGCCAGAGGTGGTGACCCCCCATGGTGTCAGCACAGTCCCCCAGCCCTCTCCGAAGACCGATGGTGATGCGGTGACTGTTGGAACGGCAGGTCTTCAGAGGCGGATTTTCTGGACTAGGAATGGTGTGATGTTGCCAGGCAGTGCGGAGAAGAGCGTTCTCTCACTGCTACACCTGAGGCCATGGGATGCAGGCAACTACTCCTGCTACAGCCAGGGGGCATTGATGAGCAACGTCAAGATCACATTAGGAT CTCCACCAGTGAATCCCACGCTTTCATGCTACAGGAAGTCGCACGAGAGTAAGATTCGCTGTGATTGGACGTCGCCACAACCTGTAGTGCCCACGCCCAAATGCAATCTCTTACTCAGGAAAAG TGGGCACTCCTCCACAGTGGCATGTTCCTACTCGGTGACGCGCTCCcgctgctggtgtgtgtttgaCCATGAGGAGCAGGGGGGTTGGGGGCCCAGGAATGTCTACATAGCCAGGCTCTGTGTCACCAACACAGCGGGCAATGCCACCAGCCCCGAGGTCCGCTTCACTGCGGAGAATTCCA taaagcCCGACCCCCCGGTGTCAGTGAGGGCCAGTGGTCTGCAGGGTGGGGAGCGGCTGCTGGTGGTGTCCTGGTCCTACCCGCTCTCCTGGAGGAGGGGCTTCTACCAGCTACGCTTCCAGCTCAGATACCGACCCGCTCATGCAGACAAG tatcAGACTGTGGAGACGGAGGGTCTGTCCTGGACCATCACTGATGCGTGGCCGGATGCTGAGTATGAGCTCCAGCTGAGGGCCATAGAGGAGTTCAGCCTGGGCCACTGGAGCGACTGGACCTCTGCTGTGCATGCCCGCGCCTGGAAAC CCCCAGAATCCACGACAGTGGCCGACTTTCACAGTCTG GATCCTTTGTGGTATGTGGATGAAGGCTCGGGATCTGGTGAAGAGATCAGAA TACCAGATTCAGTGGTGTCTGATGACTCAATGGATATCTTTGGCACTGCCTTTGGGGTCTGTGTGCTGGTGGTCATGCTTATCCTGCTCTCTGCTTATGTATTCAG gcaCAGGGTGCGTTTTGCATCTAAGCTGGGCAAGCTGGGTGCATCTCCACCGCCAGGCGACTCCTCTGTTTCtccgccccctccctccccagaGGAGGAGAAGCCCCTGATGTCCCCCGTCAGTCCCACCCCCTCGCAGGCCACCATGCAGCATCACTTCCCCCTACCACCGGAGGGCAACACCCAGAGCATCCATTTCCACAACAGGGGCTACTTCCTGGTGCCCAAGGATAACTAA